The Fulvia fulva chromosome 13, complete sequence genome window below encodes:
- a CDS encoding Exosome complex component RRP40 yields the protein MATILLPGEQIPTDQLPRSKKGILTLGPGLRHIPPQTILTTTSGTLQTDPKKSALWLEHPNGRYLPSVGDLIVAQVHHSGSDVYFCILTPHTPHALLGQLSFEGANKKSRPQLKAGDLVYARVASASRWEDTEIECVSSATGKAEGMGPLSGGMCFWISTGFARRLMMGTDKEGKSKGGVVVLEEVGEKVKFEVAVGRNGRVWVDSGSVRETVMIGRLLKEVDEKGLDVETQKKLVKRALKDV from the coding sequence ATGGCCACCATACTACTGCCTGGCGAGCAGATCCCCACCGACCAGCTACCGCGATCGAAGAAAGGCATCCTCACCCTCGGCCCCGGTCTCCGCCACATCCCACCCCAAACAATCCTCACCACCACCTCGGGCACCCTGCAAACCGACCCCAAAAAGTCCGCTCTCTGGCTTGAACACCCCAACGGCCGCTACCTCCCCTCAGTCGGCGATCTAATCGTAGCCCAAGTCCACCACTCCGGCTCCGACGTGTACTTCTGCATTCTGACACCTCACACACCTCACGCCTTGCTGGGCCAACTCTCCTTCGAAGGCGCCAACAAAAAGTCCCGTCCACAATTGAAAGCGGGCGATCTGGTCTACGCGAGAGTCGCTAGCGCCTCAAGATGGGAGGACACGGAGATTGAGTGTGTTAGTAGTGCGACGGGGAAGGCGGAGGGGATGGGGCCATTGAGTGGAGGGATGTGTTTTTGGATCAGCACTGGTTTTGCGAGGAGGTTGATGATGGGGACAGATAAGGAGGGAAAGAGTAAGGGAGGTGTTGTCGTGCTCGAAGAGGTGGGCGAGAAGGTGAAGTTTGAGGTTGCGGTGGGTAGGAATGGGAGGGTCTGGGTTGACAGTGGGAGTGTTAGGGAAACGGTCATGATTGGAAGACTGTTGAAGGAGGTGGATGAGAAGGGGCTGGATGTAGAGACCCAGAAGAAGCTGGTGAAGAGAGCCTTGAAGGACGTTTGA
- a CDS encoding Ribosome-associated complex subunit SSZ1 encodes MSGQTSGTATPAQVEQETQSGRVAIGVSFGNSYSSIAYTNPSDGKAEVIADPDGDRQIPSILSYVSGEEYHGAQAKAQIVRNPRDTITHFRDFIGKSFKEIDPSPCQASAHPIDKNGSVAFQVQEKVSEQEDGPKPEKSTLTIDEVTTRHVRRLKQSASDYLGKTVNAAVITVPSDFSDAQKTALTKSAQEAGLEVLQFINEPTSALLAHDAKVQLNGEAQSSQDKNVIVADLGGSRSDVAVISSRGGIYSTLATAHDYDLGGTSLDKVLIEYAAKEFLKKNKNSKDPRENERSLSKLTLEAEAVRKALSLSASASFSIESLSDGIDFSLSVNRSRFELLANKVLMSFTRLIESAVQKADLDILDIDEILISGGTAHTPKIASNLQSHFPESTNVIAPSTSPTAVNPSELTPRGAAIQASLIAEFEQQDIEENTEAVVTVTPHLGSAIGLATADDQFAVIIPPQTPVPVRRTVQIPVKAGGDVLLKLAEGVREIKVTQAQKPATNGNKDDDDEDEDDSDDEPEETREKVWKAGKALAEVGIKGVKKGGKVEMQVNVAADLAVTVVAREVGGKGGVRGSLEAGQPQANGSA; translated from the coding sequence ATGAGCGGACAAACCTCAGGCACAGCAACGCCTGCACAGGTCGAGCAGGAGACACAATCCGGACGAGTCGCAATCGGAGTCTCATTCGGCAACTCGTACAGCAGCATTGCCTACACCAACCCTTCCGACGGCAAGGCAGAGGTCATCGCAGACCCAGACGGTGACCGACAGATCCCTTCGATCCTCTCATACGTCAGCGGTGAGGAGTACCACGGCGCCCAAGCCAAAGCACAGATTGTTCGCAACCCACGAGACACGATCACACACTTCCGCGACTTCATTGGCAAGTCCTTCAAGGAGATCGACCCTTCGCCATGCCAAGCGAGCGCACACCCAATCGATAAGAACGGCTCAGTAGCGTTCCAGGTGCAAGAGAAAGTGTCAGAGCAGGAGGATGGACCAAAGCCGGAGAAGAGCACATTGACCATTGACGAGGTGACCACAAGACATGTGCGGAGACTGAAGCAGTCTGCTTCCGACTATCTTGGCAAGACTGTCAATGCAGCAGTCATCACAGTCCCATCCGACTTCTCAGACGCACAAAAGACGGCTCTCACCAAATCTGCACAAGAAGCCGGCCTTGAGGTGTTGCAGTTCATCAACGAGCCAACATCGGCACTTCTTGCACACGATGCAAAGGTCCAACTCAACGGCGAGGCTCAGTCTTCGCAAGACAAGAACGTCATTGTGGCAGATCTCGGTGGTTCACGATCCGATGTTGCGGTCATTTCGAGCAGAGGCGGCATCTACAGCACTTTGGCTACTGCGCACGACTACGATCTGGGTGGCACTAGCTTGGATAAGGTCTTGATCGAATACGCAGCAAAGGAGTTCCTCAAGAAGAACAAGAACTCCAAGGACCCCCGCGAGAACGAGCGCAGCTTGTCTAAACTCACACTTGAGGCCGAAGCCGTGCGGAAAGCACTCAGCTTGAGTGCCTCTGCATCTTTCTCGATCGAATCGCTTTCCGACGGTATCGACTTCAGCTTGAGCGTCAACCGATCACGATTCGAGCTTCTCGCCAACAAGGTCCTTATGTCCTTCACCCGTCTGATTGAGAGCGCAGTACAGAAGGCCGACCTCGACATCCTCGACATCGACGAGATCCTCATCTCCGGCGGTACTGCACACACTCCAAAGATTGCATCGAACCTCCAGTCGCACTTCCCAGAGAGCACTAACGTCATCGCACCAAGCACAAGCCCGACCGCAGTCAACCCAAGTGAGCTCACTCCACGAGGTGCCGCGATCCAAGCGTCCCTTATCGCAGAGTTCGAGCAGCAAGATATTGAGGAGAACACTGAGGCCGTAGTGACCGTCACACCCCATCTCGGAAGCGCCATCGGCCTCGCAACCGCCGACGACCAGTTCGCCGTCATCATCCCACCACAGACACCAGTCCCTGTGCGGAGAACAGTCCAGATCCCCGTCAAAGCTGGCGGTGACGTACTTCTGAAGCTCGCAGAGGGTGTACGAGAGATCAAGGTCACGCAAGCGCAGAAGCCAGCCACAAATGGGAACAAGGACGACGATGACGAGGATGAGGATGACTCGGATGATGAGCCGGAGGAGACTAGGGAGAAGGTCTGGAAGGCTGGCAAGGCTCTCGCAGAGGTTGGCATCAAGGGCGTGAAGAAGGGCGGAAAGGTTGAGATGCAGGTCAATGTGGCTGCTGATCTTGCTGTGACTGTTGTTGCAAGGGAAGTTGGCGGTAAGGGTGGTGTTAGAGGTAGCCTTGAGGCTGGCCAGCCGCAGGCGAATGGTAGCGCTTAG